Within the Acyrthosiphon pisum isolate AL4f unplaced genomic scaffold, pea_aphid_22Mar2018_4r6ur Scaffold_21645;HRSCAF=24476, whole genome shotgun sequence genome, the region taggttcccCAAACGTAGATTGCTAGGTAGGTCCTAGTTCGAAACCGCCGGAAAGCTTTTCGGGCGGCGACCGCCCGTGTCATCATATGATATATCACGGCCGCcgtaatttggtttttttttgcatttttttttcgattttttttcatataatatatactattattatatatatacacatacgacAGATAcatgtttatatgtattgtattgtattgatgaatttattacgtatctatatgttatttattttattaggaattataattgcacatttttcaaaatttccatgattgttataatatatatatagttgtatttCATTTCGTATCTTTTATTACCGTCTGCCCGTAACATTAAATGCCCTTTGGACCTTCTTTAGTTAACTTATCGCACGATGGTGGATTGGAGAGGGTAATTAAGCTAGCGGAACTCTGCCGTGTTATCCAAAGTCAGGCTACGGCCAACGTTCGAAGGAGACGTTTCTATATGCACAGGAACCCTGGTGATTCTtttgcacattttaatatttctagacTCCTAACAAGTGCTTTCCTTCAAACGTGTTTTTGGTTTTGGATCAGGCGATTTCTGATACCGGTGAGTACAATTTTGacagacacaataataatatcggcaTTATTACCTATCCCGTGCGTTTGTACATCCATTACATAACATGTAGGTTACCTACATAGTAGGTATTCATGGCAGCGCGTATCGTTAACGGTCGCTTCTGTACACACTGCAAACATTGTACATAACGTCATAACATTTTGACCATGGCGCGTTTCGTGTTTCTTTATCCTCATAAACAgcgtatacaatttgaatataacGTTTTTTATATCCACATTCGTACTCGGCTCAGTCACGTCAGCCGTTCCACAGAGGCCGTCCGTATCTTAAGTATTTTCGTTAACATTGcgtatattcatatttcattctATATACTTTGTTTTGTGGCTTTAACATACTACGGGCTCAGTAtgtcgtttttcttatttttccattttttgtgTATATGTACAATAGGCatgtacaaactatataaattctaaaaataacacgAGTTATAAAAtcactacctacctactgataACATACCGATACGATCATCTTTTTCAAAATGCTTTCGATGccttcattttttatattatatattattatagttagagattatattgtgtattgttaTAAATCTTTGAACGATTATACGATGCGTTACAGGCTATTGACAATGGTGAAACGATGTGTGATCTGTGGAAACGTGGATGGTGACGTTTCGGTGCACAGGTATTTACAATTTCACATAACAATAATGTAACATGTTATAAATCACATTCATCCTTAGATTTCCAACTGACGTACGTCGTCTTCAGTGGGTGGAATTTGTGGTGAACCAAGGTTTTCCTGTAAACCTAAGATCTACGTTGTGTTCAAGGCATTTTGTTCCCCGCCTTGACTACAGTGAAGGGCCTGTACGACGCCGTTCTCTGTTCCATACAGCGGTGCCATCTTTGGTGAGTGTCTAAATATCATCATATCATACATACATCTCAAAGCATTACAACTCATTTATTTCAAACCCAACCATAACACTGTTTTACAATACATATGACTTACCTACCAAAACATGCGCTTTATGGtggataaacaataaaaaaagtgtTTACGTTGGAACACAACGATATATTGAATACACCCAGACGGCcagacaatattttgttatttttatcctactgttattgaattatatgcaatacctacctacatgtttGTGATATATctcattacaaattttttattactcTATATAGCTCATTATAAGCTCACTAAAACTACATATATCATTAtagtttagaaataaaaaatgtacatacctaCCCCTACCACCAAAATATATACAGTTAAATTTATTCTacattaagttaagtttaacaatattgtatttatattattcagatttagatgacttttattatttagaaattatatgtaacattatataccatataccataatatatgtagcattatataacataataattacaacaatcATAGTTAACTATTCCAATAGTCAATTCACTTtgctcataatttataatatcatacatataacaaaatacattacattatcatacatttaacatacaaatatatcttCATTGTCTTTGACGATTCAATTCATTCTatattaagttaagtttaacAATACTGTATTAATGTTATTCAGATGACTTTTTTTTCCATGCGACGTTATATACTGTAATTACTATAATCATACTTAACTACTTTAATAGTCAATCCACTGtgctcataatttataatttgttagttaatttaatttacacttcatttaaaatatattacatagaacTAAagtcaactatattattttgaaattaatacacattatacaatatacacatgaCACAGTGTTAAATGACACAAAAGTTATTTGTCATGATAAACCTTATGTTATTCAACAAatgtcttcttttttttttttcctacacctaatgcttaatatttattaatattacatattactaaactcaacaatattatattgaaattaggtaatacatattatacaatatacacatgaTACAGTGTTAAATGacacaaaaattatttgtcatgataaacattattttcttcagcaaaaatgtctttttttttttttttgctacacctaatgcttaatatttattaattacaatttcaatTACATAATCAACTAATACATTGGGTCATGTATGGTTTGGTACATTCTACAAACTAacacattttttgattacattgcattacatttttaaatgacactaaagttaatgattttataactatatactatattgtgcagtgaaaatgaatagaaaataaacattttatttattaatattattgccatGTTATTGTTTGACAATGAATGCACTATTGTATATTTGGTTCACTATAGAATGaaccattattttgtttttaaacatttaaattgacCGCCTATGATTCTATAGGTAGTCGGACCGTACAGAGAACGAGAAGATCACGTGGAAAACGGTGATGCCGGTGTACAAGTTCCGAGGGATGAACTTTTGTTGGAAGAGAACATTGAGGTAGTTGAAGTCATGATGGACAATGACAACGTTGAGGTAATTGAGGTCATGATGGACAATGACAACGTTGAGGCAGGCGAAGTCGCGATGGACGACGACAACGTTGAAATAGTTGTCATGAACGGAGACGAACAAGTATCAGATGATGATAACTTTGTTGGTGTTTTCGACCTTTCACCACTGTACGATATTGAAGGGGtcagtaaatattttgtataattttattattcatttaatgttcataaatgaaaaaacaaaaaacaactatatttcttaaatttcagGTTGAACAAATCGCCCCGATTGTTGCTAGACTGTTGGTAGACCGTCCGGCTGGCGTTCAGCACCCACTACCGGAACCACACAACTTAGGTGCATTGAATTACGTATGCACGTATTGTAGGGCCCGCCACTTTAAGTGCGAGGAAACAAGCCCGAATCATTTTTCAACATGCTGCAATGACGGTCTGATGGCCGTTTCAGGACTGCGTGTGTTGACACCTGCACCGCATTTACTACAGAGGTTGTTGGTTGAAGATTCGGTAGAAGG harbors:
- the LOC100573735 gene encoding uncharacterized protein LOC100573735, whose amino-acid sequence is MMDNDNVEVIEVMMDNDNVEAGEVAMDDDNVEIVVMNGDEQVSDDDNFVGVFDLSPLYDIEGVEQIAPIVARLLVDRPAGVQHPLPEPHNLGALNYVCTYCRARHFKCEETSPNHFSTCCNDGLMAVSGLRVLTPAPHLLQRLLVEDSVEGRH